The following coding sequences lie in one Panicum virgatum strain AP13 chromosome 6N, P.virgatum_v5, whole genome shotgun sequence genomic window:
- the LOC120677297 gene encoding wall-associated receptor kinase 3-like has translation MRGLVVPLLLLVQLATAAAAANIALAGCESKCGDVDVPYPFGTTYGCHRTGFKVTCDRAYQTPRLFLQSDGPEVLAISVRNSTVRVRATAWSFAAGNASEVRVRVLPAKLRPYVLSAARNSFVLVGCGFQAAARTAAPLRQGAATTFGSCAPSCPADDPQKLRRGVCHGVGCCESPIPTGLKSFRVQFSWQEQNATARPPWVTPGASVLTVEQEWWRDRDNVFAVKMTLLSSGNAAGLVIPAVLDWTLNKSLCAAAAKRSDFGCVSKNSECLNSTSSAYGYVCRCNDGYDGNPYVSDGCQGPRRHVGSGVFFAMGFGIGMFLLLLVLGTIFATKRLKIRRARKMREYFFKQNHGLLLRQLVDKDIAEKMIFSLEELEKATNMFDEARILGGGGHGTVYKGILSNQHVVAIKKSIVVIQKEIDEFINEVAILSQINHRNVVKLFGCCLETEVPLLVYEFIPNGTLYAHLHVESCHKSLPWKDRLRIAFEVACSLAYLHSAASTSVVHRDIKTSNILLDDRLTAKVSDFGASRGIAIDQSGVTTGVQGTHGYMDPEYYHTGRLTDKSDVYSYGVMLVELLTRKKPSMYLSSEGVSLVAHFVTLLNQDKLSEILDEQIMEEEDEPKQVAAIAAMCLRMKGEDRPTMRYVEMRLEGLQDSDIYISGMEEQLADLNGQTFQGGDARVGDNYRSRQYSMEEEIMLSASLQR, from the exons ATGCGCGGCCTCGtcgtgccgctgctgctgctggtgcagctcgcgacggcggcggcggcggcgaacatcGCCTTGGCGGGCTGTGAGAGCAAGTGCGGCGATGTCGACGTGCCTTACCCTTTCGGCACCACGTACGGCTGCCACCGGACGGGCTTCAAGGTCACCTGCGACCGCGCGTACCAGACGCCAAGGCTCTTCCTGCAGAGCGACGGCCCGGAGGTGCTGGCGATCTCCGTCCGAAACAGCACGGTGCGCGTCCGCGCCACGGCGTGGTCCTTCGCCGCCGGCAACGCGAGCGAAGTGAGGGTCAGGGTCCTCCCCGCCAAACTCCGGCCGTACGTGCTCTCCGCCGCGCGGAACAGCTTTGTCCTCGTCGGCTGCGGCTTCCAGGCCGccgcgcggacggcggcgccgctgcggcAAGGAGCCGCCACCACGTTCGGCTCGTGCGCGCCGTCCTGCCCCGCCGACGACCCGCAGAAGCTCCGGCGGGGCGTGTGCCACGGCGTCGGCTGCTGCGAGTCGCCCATACCGACGGGTCTCAAGTCCTTCCGTGTCCAGTTCTCCTGGCAGGAGCAGAACGCCACGGCACGGCCGCCATGGGTGACGCCCGGCGCGAGCGTGCTCACGGTGGAGCAGGAGTGGTGGCGCGACAGGGATAACGTGTTCGCCGTCAAGATGACGCTTCTCTCCTCCGGGAACGCGGCCGGGCTGGTGATCCCGGCCGTCCTGGACTGGACGCTCAACAAGTCgttgtgcgcggcggcggcgaagcggtcGGACTTCGGCTGTGTCAGCAAGAACAGCGAGTGCCTCAACTCCACGAGCAGCGCCTACGGCTATGTCTGCCGGTGCAACGACGGCTACGATGGCAACCCGTACGTGTCAGATGGGTGCCAGGGGCCTCGAAGACATGTTGGATCTG GAGTATTTTTTGCGATGGGGTTTGGCATTGGTATGTTCCTTTTGCTTCTGGTTCTTGGAacaatttttgcaacaaaaagaCTCAAGATTCGTAGGGCTAGGAAGATGAGGGAGTATTTCTTCAAGCAAAACCATGGGTTGCTTCTTCGACAACTAGTAGATAAAGACATCGCTGAAAAGATGATCTTCAGCTTGGAAGAGCTTGAGAAAGCAACCAATATGTTTGATGAGGCTCGCATCCTGGGTGGCGGAGGGCATGGCACTGTCTACAAAGGCATATTGTCAAACCAGCATGTTGTTGCCATTAAGAAGTCTATAGTTGTAATTCAAAAGGAGATTGATGAGTTCATAAATGAAGTCGCAATCCTTTCTCAAATCAACCACAGAAACGTAGTGAAGCTTTTTGGATGTTGCCTCGAGACAGAAGTGCCATTGCTGGTCTATGAGTTCATTCCAAATGGAACTCTTTATGCCCACCTTCATGTTGAAAGCTGTCATAAATCACTACCATGGAAAGATCGGCTACGAATTGCCTTTGAAGTTGCTTGTTCCCTGGCATATCTTCACTCAGCCGCTTCGACATCGGTGGTGCACAGGGACATCAAGACATCCAACATATTACTAGATGACCGATTAACAGCAAAAGTGTCAGATTTTGGTGCCTCAAGAGGCATCGCAATCGATCAATCTGGAGTGACAACTGGTGTGCAAGGAACACACGGATATATGGATCCTGAGTATTACCACACAGGACGATTGACTGACAAAAGTGATGTGTACAGCTACGGCGTTATGCTTGTTGAACTACTGACGAGAAAGAAGCCAAGTATGTACTTGTCGTCTGAAGGTGTCAGTTTAGTGGCACATTTTGTCACGTTACTGAATCAAGATAAGCTCAGTGAGATACTTGATGAGCAGATCATGGAAGAAGAAGACGAGCCCAAACAAGTGGCCGCCATAGCAGCAATGTGCTTGAGGATGAAGGGAGAAGACAGGCCGACGATGCGGTATGTGGAGATGAGGCTTGAAGGACTGCAAGATTCAGACATTTACATTTCAGGGATGGAAGAGCAGCTGGCTGACCTGAATGGCCAAACATTTCAAGGAGGCGATGCCAGAGTTGGCGACAACTATAGAAGTAGGCAGTACAGTATGGAGGAAGAAATCATGTTATCAGCGAGCTTGCAAAGATGA